One window of the Sphaerochaeta associata genome contains the following:
- a CDS encoding DUF362 domain-containing protein, with the protein MKEDVYIGETDLIQYPQSQYYSPAIQYPEYCYRDVTLEKNEVYDTIRQGFFELGYDCENYGKPNWNPLGTIIQKGDTVLIKPNWVFHKNVEPISHDMDCMVTHPSILRVVIDYVLIALGGTGRVIIGDSPIQLCDLKELMEVHGYNRLWDFYKERNISLEIVDFRGVIARIEKDRTFTGEVDDNLGILVKLNEMSAFHEKAHADNFRITNYPPAELRKHHTQSVHEYNIHPFVLEANVIINLPKPKAHRKAGITACMKNFVGINSRKECLPHHTKYSIDEGGDEYYRRSYLRSISSDLRDIYLTLAYNKNRYTKFLSFYTSIIDKLGRILSRDNYSEGSWYGNDTIWRTIIDLNLILKYSNKLGKIQNQPQRRVLNICDMIIVGEKEGPMEPSPKPIGLILLGNDSLLCDIVISKIFGCNYKKIKYIDYLIKLDGAPDISKLNIMYNQSNISYEEFLSPIEWQIEFSAGWNNFLSTRSKLIY; encoded by the coding sequence TATCCAGAATACTGTTATAGAGACGTAACATTGGAGAAAAATGAAGTATATGATACTATTCGGCAAGGATTCTTTGAATTAGGTTATGATTGTGAAAATTATGGGAAACCGAATTGGAATCCATTGGGGACGATTATTCAGAAAGGTGACACTGTATTAATTAAGCCAAATTGGGTGTTTCATAAAAACGTTGAACCTATAAGTCATGATATGGACTGTATGGTAACCCATCCATCAATTCTCAGGGTTGTAATTGATTATGTGTTAATTGCACTTGGGGGTACAGGAAGGGTCATTATTGGAGATTCTCCTATACAACTTTGTGATCTGAAAGAATTAATGGAAGTTCATGGATACAATCGATTATGGGATTTTTATAAAGAGAGAAATATTAGTTTAGAGATTGTAGATTTCCGAGGTGTAATCGCAAGAATTGAGAAGGACCGAACTTTCACTGGAGAAGTAGATGATAATTTGGGTATACTGGTTAAGCTAAATGAAATGTCTGCATTTCATGAGAAGGCACATGCTGATAATTTCCGAATAACAAATTATCCTCCGGCAGAACTTCGCAAACATCATACACAATCAGTTCACGAGTACAATATTCATCCATTCGTCCTTGAAGCGAATGTAATAATCAATCTTCCAAAGCCGAAAGCTCATAGAAAGGCTGGTATCACGGCTTGTATGAAGAATTTTGTTGGCATAAATTCAAGGAAAGAATGTCTTCCTCATCATACAAAATATTCAATTGATGAAGGTGGTGATGAGTACTATAGAAGAAGTTATTTAAGATCTATATCATCAGACCTAAGAGATATTTATTTAACTCTAGCATATAATAAAAATAGATATACAAAATTTTTAAGCTTCTACACAAGTATCATAGATAAGTTGGGAAGGATTCTTTCAAGAGATAATTATTCAGAAGGTAGTTGGTATGGTAATGATACAATTTGGAGAACCATAATCGATTTAAATCTAATACTAAAGTATTCTAATAAACTCGGGAAGATTCAGAATCAGCCGCAGCGAAGAGTTCTAAATATTTGTGATATGATTATAGTTGGAGAGAAAGAGGGGCCTATGGAACCTTCTCCTAAACCTATTGGCTTGATTCTGTTAGGAAATGATAGTCTCCTTTGTGATATTGTTATCAGCAAGATTTTCGGTTGTAATTATAAAAAGATTAAGTACATCGATTATTTGATAAAGTTGGATGGAGCTCCGGATATTTCTAAACTGAATATCATGTATAATCAATCCAATATTTCATATGAAGAATTTTTATCACCAATAGAATGGCAGATTGAGTTTTCTGCTGGTTGGAATAATTTTTTATCTACAAGATCTAAGCTTATATACTAA
- a CDS encoding glycosyltransferase family 2 protein, translating to MKFSLLIPVYNVENYLRDCLDSVISQVFDDFEVICVDDGSTDSSGKICDEYKAQYPERISVIHKVNEGLVSARRIGLKNAIGEYVCFLDSDDFIVPYFFEVLFQEIQSCNPDIVIFGYNRVDLFGKFVEEVSPPLTGGRYTLQEMSKIRDIVVSSDKLNNLCFKCIKSEIVDIDTDYTKYYSIRNGEDLIQSLPIFDKATTISVIKDCLYLYRSSPNSMTNSRISINNINSWLAMYSVLCEYAERWGYPESVYRQRFGIILKSIFSSLIINRYADAIHKKSEQNELLNRLMENDFQTALQLFRPKKLSIEQFYKYILIPKSRLIARISLVVLGDCYRWLKKY from the coding sequence ATGAAATTTAGCCTACTAATACCTGTTTATAATGTAGAGAATTATCTGAGAGATTGTTTAGACTCGGTTATTTCACAGGTATTTGATGATTTTGAGGTAATCTGTGTTGATGATGGTTCTACAGATTCTTCGGGTAAGATTTGTGACGAGTACAAAGCTCAATATCCTGAGAGGATATCAGTAATTCATAAAGTTAATGAAGGCTTGGTTAGTGCAAGACGGATTGGACTAAAAAATGCTATTGGTGAATATGTTTGTTTTTTGGATTCTGATGATTTCATTGTCCCATATTTTTTTGAAGTATTATTTCAAGAAATTCAGAGCTGCAATCCTGATATTGTGATATTTGGATATAATAGAGTAGATTTGTTTGGGAAATTTGTTGAAGAGGTTTCTCCTCCGCTAACTGGAGGTAGATATACTTTACAAGAAATGAGTAAAATAAGAGACATTGTAGTATCATCTGATAAGTTGAATAATTTGTGTTTTAAATGTATTAAGTCAGAAATAGTTGATATCGATACTGACTATACAAAATATTACTCAATCAGAAATGGTGAGGATTTGATTCAAAGCCTTCCAATATTTGATAAAGCAACCACGATATCTGTTATTAAGGATTGTTTATATTTATATAGGTCAAGCCCTAATAGTATGACTAATTCAAGAATTAGTATTAATAATATTAATTCATGGTTGGCAATGTATTCTGTTCTGTGTGAGTATGCTGAGAGATGGGGATATCCAGAGAGTGTTTATCGTCAAAGATTTGGCATTATTTTGAAGAGTATTTTTTCAAGTCTGATAATAAATAGATATGCAGACGCTATTCATAAAAAGAGTGAACAAAATGAATTGCTAAATAGGTTGATGGAGAATGATTTCCAGACTGCCTTACAATTATTTCGACCAAAAAAGTTATCAATAGAACAATTTTATAAATACATCCTAATTCCCAAGTCGCGTTTAATTGCAAGGATTTCTCTTGTTGTTTTGGGAGATTGTTATAGGTGGTTGAAAAAGTATTGA
- a CDS encoding glycosyltransferase family 2 protein, with translation MQPKLSKYLFSVILPVYNAQKYLCSCLDSLLSQSFSNYEIIAVNDGSTDGSKKILDDYTKKDARIRVIDKLNQGPLLARVDAIRLADSEYCVFVDSDDCVSPDFFSTLFNELCSKRHDIYIYNYELISIDNTIIEKADTLFIDQSIFYGESKKELYKKVLEAKLNSLCIKAIKTKLLTIGTTYNVHNFHRNR, from the coding sequence ATGCAACCAAAATTGAGTAAATATTTATTTTCTGTAATTCTACCAGTCTATAATGCGCAAAAATATCTTTGTTCTTGTTTGGACTCACTACTATCTCAATCATTTTCCAATTATGAGATTATTGCAGTCAATGATGGATCAACAGATGGTTCAAAAAAAATTCTTGATGATTATACTAAAAAAGATGCTCGTATAAGGGTGATAGATAAACTAAATCAAGGCCCATTATTAGCAAGAGTTGATGCTATTCGCTTGGCGGATTCAGAGTATTGCGTTTTTGTAGATTCTGATGATTGTGTCTCGCCTGATTTTTTCAGTACTCTTTTTAATGAGCTTTGTAGTAAAAGGCATGATATTTATATATATAACTATGAATTAATTTCTATTGATAATACTATTATTGAAAAAGCTGATACATTGTTTATTGATCAGTCAATCTTCTATGGAGAAAGTAAAAAGGAATTATATAAAAAAGTCCTTGAAGCAAAACTAAATTCTCTATGCATTAAAGCGATAAAAACCAAATTGCTAACCATCGGTACCACGTACAACGTCCACAACTTCCACAGGAATCGCTGA
- a CDS encoding glycosyltransferase family 2 protein, whose translation MTDMHINEQNLTEQVIKENWQSPDIQVSIVCTAYNHEPFIRDAIEGFLSQKTNFAFEIIIHDDASTDETPNIIMEYYPRFPGIIIPILQKENQYSKGTRIFSTFLNPIIRGKYIAHCEGDDYWIDPEKLQKQFDALEENQTCDICFHPAKALYPNGTSRIMCLHSKSKKKIFSIGDVILGGGGFMPTASLFYRKEIRTSVDAFFEKYGKFPVGDVMLQFLASRRGGALYLPMIGSVYRVRSLGSWSSRMMNDSNFAKEVQKKSILWNEKLNEFTSYEYNYYFRKKITRILLSYVTNPYMEKDERIYFLQNYSSYLDKTLKIRCKILFLLRYLKKFAKQSFSRYAR comes from the coding sequence ATGACAGACATGCACATAAATGAGCAAAATCTTACTGAACAAGTGATAAAAGAAAATTGGCAAAGCCCAGATATCCAAGTTAGTATTGTTTGTACTGCTTATAATCACGAACCGTTTATCAGAGATGCTATAGAAGGATTTCTATCTCAAAAAACCAATTTTGCATTTGAGATAATTATTCATGATGATGCATCTACAGATGAAACTCCAAATATCATCATGGAGTATTATCCACGCTTCCCGGGTATTATAATCCCAATTCTTCAAAAAGAAAATCAATACTCAAAAGGGACTAGAATTTTCTCAACATTTCTCAACCCAATAATTAGAGGAAAATACATAGCACATTGTGAAGGGGATGATTATTGGATTGATCCAGAAAAGTTACAGAAACAGTTTGATGCTTTAGAGGAAAACCAAACCTGTGATATCTGTTTTCATCCAGCAAAAGCATTGTACCCAAATGGTACTTCAAGAATTATGTGTCTACACAGCAAATCCAAAAAAAAAATATTCTCTATAGGTGATGTGATTCTCGGTGGAGGTGGATTTATGCCAACCGCTTCTCTGTTTTATAGAAAGGAAATAAGAACTTCTGTTGATGCGTTTTTTGAAAAATATGGGAAATTTCCTGTTGGGGATGTAATGCTACAATTCCTTGCATCTAGAAGGGGGGGAGCCTTATACCTACCTATGATTGGATCAGTTTATCGTGTAAGGTCACTAGGAAGCTGGTCTTCCAGAATGATGAATGATTCAAACTTTGCAAAAGAAGTTCAGAAGAAAAGTATATTATGGAATGAAAAACTCAACGAATTCACTAGTTATGAATATAATTATTACTTTAGAAAAAAAATTACTAGGATTCTTTTAAGCTACGTTACAAACCCATATATGGAGAAAGATGAAAGAATATATTTTTTACAAAATTATTCAAGCTATTTAGATAAAACGTTAAAAATTAGATGTAAAATATTATTCCTTTTAAGATACTTGAAAAAATTCGCCAAACAGAGTTTTTCTAGATATGCAAGATGA
- a CDS encoding lipopolysaccharide biosynthesis protein, with protein MNKNPNSINNSIIGGLLWKLLERFGTQGLQFIIQIILARLLLPSDYGILALVVIFITIANVFVQSGLSTSLIQKKVVDQVDYSSVFYVSLGIAGILYIILFLVAPFIGAFYENDSLALVLRVLALTLFPGAFNSIQNAIVSRTMQFKRLFYSSVGAGIVSGIIGIYLAYHGFGIWALVWQQLINQINITLILWFTVKWRPTLQFSLERVKVLFSFGWKLLVSSLIDTTYRDLRSLIIGKVYTPAMLGYYNRGQQFPQLIISNINGSIQSVMLPALAAQQDYADRVKSMMRRSIVTSCFIVFPMMVGLAVVAEPLVLLLLTEKWLPSVPFIQIFCFSYALWPIHTANLQAINAMGRSDIFLKLEIIKKILGLSILAVALPFGVYVLALSGVMSGIISSFINAYPNKKLLNYGYGEQIKDILPSLFLSLVMGVIVYLLLFLGLSPLITMLLQIGVGTIVYVGLALLFKLECFTYLVQTLLSLVKGKHNS; from the coding sequence ATGAACAAGAATCCCAATTCCATAAATAACTCAATTATTGGCGGCTTGCTCTGGAAACTTCTCGAACGCTTCGGCACCCAAGGCCTCCAATTCATCATCCAAATCATTCTTGCTCGCCTCCTTCTTCCTTCTGACTACGGAATACTAGCTTTAGTAGTTATTTTCATTACTATTGCAAACGTTTTTGTTCAGAGTGGGTTGAGTACCTCACTCATTCAGAAGAAAGTTGTCGATCAAGTTGATTATTCTTCTGTATTTTATGTCAGTCTTGGAATAGCAGGAATTCTTTATATAATACTTTTTCTCGTAGCCCCATTTATTGGAGCATTCTACGAGAATGACAGTTTGGCTCTAGTTCTTCGAGTTCTTGCATTAACTCTCTTCCCTGGAGCCTTCAATTCTATTCAAAATGCGATTGTCTCCAGAACAATGCAATTTAAACGGTTATTTTACAGTAGTGTAGGAGCTGGTATAGTTTCAGGTATCATTGGAATATATCTCGCATATCATGGTTTTGGGATATGGGCACTTGTATGGCAGCAACTAATTAATCAAATAAATATTACCTTGATACTTTGGTTTACTGTCAAATGGAGACCAACACTTCAGTTCTCTTTGGAACGAGTAAAAGTATTATTCTCCTTTGGGTGGAAACTTCTTGTTTCTTCCCTAATAGACACTACCTACCGTGATCTTAGAAGCTTAATAATTGGAAAAGTATATACTCCCGCAATGTTGGGCTACTACAATAGAGGTCAACAATTTCCTCAATTAATTATTAGCAATATCAATGGCTCAATCCAATCAGTCATGCTCCCGGCATTAGCAGCACAGCAAGACTATGCAGATCGAGTCAAGTCCATGATGCGTCGCTCCATTGTAACAAGTTGCTTTATCGTGTTTCCTATGATGGTAGGCCTCGCTGTTGTTGCTGAACCCTTAGTATTGCTACTTCTCACCGAGAAGTGGTTGCCTTCAGTTCCCTTTATACAGATTTTTTGTTTTTCCTACGCTTTGTGGCCAATACATACTGCTAACCTTCAAGCCATCAACGCAATGGGCAGAAGTGATATCTTCCTAAAGCTAGAGATCATCAAGAAGATCCTAGGACTAAGTATTCTTGCAGTTGCTCTTCCCTTTGGCGTGTACGTATTAGCACTGAGTGGGGTAATGAGTGGAATCATTTCATCCTTCATCAATGCATATCCCAATAAGAAACTCTTAAATTATGGTTATGGTGAACAAATCAAAGACATTTTGCCTTCTTTGTTCCTTTCTCTCGTTATGGGGGTAATTGTCTACCTGCTATTGTTCCTAGGGTTATCTCCACTCATTACCATGCTTCTACAGATAGGTGTTGGGACCATTGTCTATGTGGGGCTTGCTCTTCTGTTTAAGTTAGAATGCTTTACCTACCTTGTACAAACACTTTTATCATTAGTTAAGGGTAAACATAACTCTTAA
- a CDS encoding DegT/DnrJ/EryC1/StrS family aminotransferase gives MSILVTRSSLPPFNEYIEELRSVWDTHWLTNMGSKHKELEASLSSFLGADFLSLFTNGHLALEMVLQALGLSGEVITTPFSFASTTHAIVRNGLTPVFCDIKPSDYTLDPSLLESFITDKTSAILPVHVYGNICDVDAIQKIADKYHLRVIYDAAHAFAETYKGKGIGSFGDASMFSFHATKVFNTIEGGAIATSGVELKKKLEMIKNFGISGPEDVIAVGGNAKMNEFQAAMGLCNLRHLNEEIEKRKQIVERYRNNLGRIAGIKLNSIPVDVTENYAYFPVVFDQYRYTRDQVFEKLKEHEIYARKYFYPTINTFACYRDKYDAAETPVAQYIAERVLTLPLYADLSLDDVDRICSIITR, from the coding sequence ATGTCCATACTTGTCACTCGCTCCTCTCTTCCTCCTTTTAATGAATACATTGAAGAATTGCGCTCAGTATGGGATACCCATTGGTTAACCAATATGGGATCCAAGCATAAGGAATTAGAAGCTTCCCTCTCTTCCTTTCTTGGTGCTGACTTTCTTTCACTTTTTACTAATGGGCACCTTGCTCTTGAAATGGTCTTGCAAGCATTGGGTCTTTCTGGTGAAGTTATAACCACTCCTTTCAGTTTTGCCTCTACCACCCATGCAATTGTTCGTAATGGATTGACTCCAGTCTTTTGTGACATAAAACCATCAGACTACACCCTCGACCCTTCCTTACTTGAATCATTCATTACGGATAAAACCTCTGCAATTCTCCCCGTCCATGTATACGGGAATATCTGTGATGTTGATGCAATTCAGAAGATTGCTGACAAGTATCATCTACGAGTTATCTATGACGCTGCCCATGCCTTTGCTGAAACCTATAAGGGCAAGGGTATTGGTTCCTTCGGGGATGCTTCCATGTTCAGCTTTCATGCCACCAAGGTGTTCAATACTATTGAAGGCGGTGCTATAGCTACTTCTGGTGTTGAACTTAAGAAGAAACTAGAAATGATCAAGAACTTTGGAATTAGTGGTCCTGAAGATGTTATAGCTGTGGGTGGTAATGCCAAGATGAATGAGTTCCAGGCAGCTATGGGGCTCTGCAATCTTCGGCATTTGAATGAAGAAATTGAGAAACGAAAGCAGATTGTAGAACGATATCGTAATAACTTGGGTCGAATAGCAGGGATTAAACTTAATTCAATTCCAGTTGATGTAACTGAGAACTACGCTTATTTCCCTGTGGTCTTTGATCAGTATCGATATACCAGAGACCAGGTATTCGAAAAGCTTAAAGAACATGAAATCTATGCTCGCAAGTACTTCTATCCAACCATCAATACCTTTGCATGTTATAGAGACAAGTATGATGCTGCAGAGACTCCTGTAGCTCAGTATATTGCTGAACGTGTTCTTACACTTCCTCTCTATGCAGACCTTTCCTTGGATGACGTAGATAGAATCTGCTCTATTATTACGAGGTGA